Proteins from a genomic interval of Debaryomyces hansenii CBS767 chromosome E complete sequence:
- a CDS encoding DEHA2E11968p (similar to ca|CA2950|CaCLN2 Candida albicans CaCLN2 G1/S-SPECIFIC CYCLIN CLN2) codes for MEQRLNIDEYQVDILYHLSSIQSTTSPNLSLIQQQPEINLKMRPLLLDFLMDVISKLNLSLSTFPLTVNLIDRYCSTRIVKKQHYQLLGLTSLWISCKNLDAKFKIPSLFDLCKMCCNCYDKKLFLEMENHVLKSLNWLISNPTFDQFIEIYINMLDSTKFIESSPANKNNVKTMAVYICELIQFYPNIYFNNNSSQIALGGLLTSLLICKVPIKLESALKHLNSYLDQDSIFDLASFNSFYKNLLKILKCPPPSLKLKYFSETGPSLKLMKIMIHYVNDRNANITPITPKFQIHEQSSQSSCYANFPRTPVSNNISPRIQLPPHSPAQVPTNTHSYNHSISSTTSELLPSPKASPENLSFDSFPARSPVDIHPPLHMPTITTTANFFHGRKRSIDDDTSVESPNKKLRARKPAFYIS; via the coding sequence ATGGAACAACGATTAAATATAGATGAATATCAGGTAGATATTCTATACCACTTGAGTTCGATACAAAGTACTACCTCCCCCAATTTATCGTTGATACAACAACAACCAGAAATCAATTTAAAGATGAGGCCATTATTGCTTGACTTTTTGATGGACGTGATCAGTAAGTTGAATTTGTCGTTGTCGACGTTTCCACTTACAGTGAACTTAATTGACAGATACTGCTCCACCAGGATTGTGAAGAAGCAGCATTACCAATTGTTGGGTTTGACAAGTCTCTGGATCAGTTGCAAGAATTTGGATGCCAAGTTCAAGATACCGTCGTTGTTCGACTTGTGCAAGATGTGCTGTAACTGCTATGACAAGAAGCTCTTTTTGGAAATGGAGAATCATGTGTTGAAGTCATTGAACTGGTTGATCAGTAACCCTACGTTCGACCAGTTTATAGAGATCTACATCAACATGTTGGACTCAACCAAGTTTATTGAGTCGTCGCCTGCCAACAAGAATAATGTCAAGACCATGGCCGTGTACATCTGTGAATTGATTCAGTTTTACCCAAACATCtatttcaacaataacTCATCACAAATAGCATTGGGAGGACTATTGACTAGTTTGCTTATTTGTAAGGTTCCTATCAAGTTGGAGAGTGCCTTGAAGCATCTCAATTCGTACTTGGACCAAGATTCCATCTTTGATCTCGCATCATTCAACTCATTTTAcaagaatttattgaagatattgaaatgtCCACCTCCTTCGTTGAAGTTAAAGTACTTCAGTGAAACTGGACCATCTctcaaattaatgaagatcATGATACACTACGTCAACGATCGCAACGCCAACATCACACCAATCACCCcgaaatttcaaatccaTGAACAGTCGTCCCAAAGCTCATGTTACGCTAACTTTCCAAGGACACCTGTTTCCAATAACATATCCCCCAGAATTCAACTTCCACCGCACTCACCTGCTCAAGTTCCGACCAACACCCACTCATACAACCATTCCATTTCCTCAACTACCAGCGAATTGCTTCCGTCGCCAAAAGCTTCGCCAGAGAACTTATCTTTTGACTCGTTTCCTGCCAGGTCACCGGTGGATATTCATCCCCCATTGCATATGCCTACTATTACAACTACAGCCAACTTTTTTCATGGCAGAAAAAGATCAATCGATGATGACACTTCTGTGGAATCTccaaataaaaaattaaggGCAAGAAAGCCAGCTTTCTACATCTCTTAA